The proteins below are encoded in one region of Sulfitobacter sp. SK012:
- a CDS encoding DUF2244 domain-containing protein — protein sequence MPYEWTSAPHAKRQTLRLWPYQSLPARGMAAFVLATFTLISIPVLSMLGSVILWGILPFTLAAVWGVYFALQRNHAARLIEEFLTLSEDAAHLERINPKGDRQEWDCERYWTQVIKYDDEGPVPHYVTLRGRGREVEIGAFLSEEERIALYDDLSRALAR from the coding sequence ATGCCGTATGAATGGACATCCGCGCCCCACGCCAAACGCCAGACGCTGCGCCTGTGGCCGTACCAATCTCTCCCCGCCCGCGGGATGGCAGCATTTGTCCTGGCGACATTTACCCTGATTTCGATCCCAGTGTTATCCATGCTTGGATCGGTCATTCTGTGGGGGATTTTGCCGTTCACATTGGCAGCTGTTTGGGGCGTTTATTTCGCGCTACAGCGCAACCATGCTGCGCGCCTCATCGAAGAATTTCTGACCCTCAGCGAGGACGCTGCGCATCTTGAACGGATCAACCCAAAAGGGGACCGTCAAGAATGGGACTGCGAACGCTATTGGACACAGGTGATAAAATATGACGACGAGGGTCCGGTGCCACATTACGTCACCCTGCGCGGCAGAGGCCGCGAGGTTGAGATTGGCGCATTTCTAAGTGAAGAAGAACGGATCGCGCTTTACGACGATCTGTCCCGCGCGCTGGCACGGTAA
- the ctaD gene encoding cytochrome c oxidase subunit I, with protein MADAAINGHDHHDERSFFTRWFMSTNHKDIGILYLIVSAFVGFISVTFTIYMRLELMNPGVQYMCMEGARFIADSNSLCTPNGHLWNVLITGHGILMMFFVVIPALFGGFGNYFMPLQIGAPDMAFPRMNNLSFWLYIAGTSLAICSVLMPGGNGQPGSGVGWVLYPPLSVKEAGMSMDFAIFAVHVSGASSILGAINMITTFLNMRAPGMTLFKVPLFSWSIFVTSWLILLSLPVLAGAITMLLMDRNFGFAFFDPAGGGDPVLYQHILWFFGHPEVYIIILPGFGLISHVIATFSRKPIFGYLPMVWAIIAIGVLGFVVWAHHMYTVGMSLDQQAYFMLATMVIAVPTGVKVFSWIATMWGGSIELKTPMLWAFGFLFLFTVGGVTGIVLSQAAVDRYYHDTYYVVAHFHYVMSLGAVFTIFAGIYFYLPKMSGRMYPEWAGKLHFWAMFVGSNLTFFPQHFLGRQGMPRRYIDYPEAFAYWNQWSSIGAFLSFASFLFFFGVIAWTLTRGAKVTATNPWNEYADTLEWTLPCPPPEHTFEILPKQEEWDKPHH; from the coding sequence ATGGCAGACGCAGCCATTAACGGGCACGACCACCACGACGAGCGGAGTTTTTTCACCCGCTGGTTTATGTCCACTAACCATAAAGATATCGGTATTCTGTACCTGATTGTCTCCGCATTTGTCGGTTTCATCTCGGTGACCTTCACCATCTACATGCGACTTGAGCTGATGAACCCCGGGGTTCAGTACATGTGTATGGAAGGCGCTCGGTTCATTGCTGATTCCAACAGCCTATGTACGCCCAACGGGCATTTGTGGAATGTGTTGATCACAGGACACGGCATCTTAATGATGTTCTTTGTTGTGATCCCGGCACTGTTCGGCGGTTTCGGCAACTATTTCATGCCGCTGCAGATTGGCGCGCCGGATATGGCGTTCCCGCGGATGAACAACCTGTCCTTCTGGCTTTATATTGCAGGTACTTCGCTGGCGATCTGTTCGGTTCTGATGCCGGGCGGTAATGGTCAGCCGGGCTCTGGTGTGGGGTGGGTTTTGTATCCGCCGCTCTCTGTCAAAGAGGCTGGTATGTCGATGGACTTCGCGATCTTCGCGGTCCACGTCTCGGGTGCATCATCTATCCTTGGCGCGATCAACATGATCACGACCTTCCTCAACATGCGCGCACCGGGCATGACCTTGTTCAAAGTGCCGCTGTTTTCATGGTCGATCTTTGTCACAAGCTGGCTAATCTTGCTGTCTCTGCCGGTTTTGGCGGGCGCGATCACCATGCTTTTGATGGACCGTAACTTTGGCTTTGCCTTCTTCGACCCCGCTGGCGGTGGTGATCCGGTCTTGTACCAACACATCTTGTGGTTCTTCGGACACCCCGAAGTGTACATCATCATCTTGCCCGGCTTTGGTCTGATCTCTCACGTGATTGCGACCTTCTCACGCAAGCCGATCTTTGGTTATCTTCCCATGGTTTGGGCGATCATCGCGATTGGTGTGCTGGGCTTTGTTGTGTGGGCGCACCACATGTACACGGTTGGTATGTCGCTGGATCAGCAAGCCTATTTCATGCTGGCAACGATGGTCATTGCGGTACCGACAGGCGTCAAAGTGTTCAGTTGGATTGCAACCATGTGGGGCGGATCGATTGAACTAAAGACACCAATGCTTTGGGCCTTTGGTTTCTTGTTCCTCTTCACCGTGGGTGGCGTGACCGGTATCGTCCTGAGCCAAGCTGCTGTGGACCGTTACTACCACGACACTTACTACGTCGTGGCACACTTCCACTATGTGATGAGCCTTGGTGCCGTGTTCACCATCTTTGCAGGTATCTACTTTTACCTGCCCAAGATGTCGGGCCGGATGTATCCTGAATGGGCTGGCAAACTGCACTTCTGGGCGATGTTCGTCGGGTCTAACCTGACGTTCTTCCCGCAGCACTTTTTGGGCCGTCAGGGCATGCCACGTCGCTACATCGACTATCCTGAGGCGTTTGCCTACTGGAACCAATGGTCGTCTATCGGCGCGTTCCTGAGCTTTGCATCGTTCCTGTTCTTCTTCGGTGTGATCGCTTGGACCCTCACCCGTGGTGCCAAAGTTACGGCGACCAATCCATGGAACGAATATGCGGATACGCTTGAATGGACTCTGCCTTGCCCACCACCAGAGCACACCTTCGAAATTCTTCCTAAGCAGGAAGAATGGGACAAGCCGCATCACTAA
- a CDS encoding IS30 family transposase, translating to MKYRRRIYYSAEQRAEIWDRWQRGESMSSIGRVFDRQSSSVFSVISPTGGIRPPDRRRGSSALSLSEREEISRGLSTKQSLRAIARQLRRAPSTISREVRRNGGSVGYRASSSDQAAWNRALRPKICKLACHPTLARAVSAKLRRKWSPEQVAGWLKRAFPEEAHKQVSHETIYRSLYIQARGVLKKELLAHLRAKRTVRRSQHASLKRNGNGQIKDAVSISERPASVEDRAVPGHWEGDLIGGSKNSYIATLVERHSRYVMLVKVANKDTESVVTALIKSAQKLPRELYKSLTWDRGKELADHPRFTLATDVDVYFCDPQSPWQRGSNENTNRLLRQYLPRGTDLSVHSQAKLSAIARQLNERPRKTLQYQTPAEKFAECVASTG from the coding sequence ATGAAGTATCGTCGCAGGATTTACTATTCAGCTGAGCAGCGTGCCGAGATCTGGGATCGATGGCAACGTGGGGAGTCGATGAGTTCGATTGGGCGGGTCTTTGATCGCCAATCGTCGTCGGTATTTTCGGTCATCTCACCTACGGGCGGGATACGGCCGCCGGATCGCAGGCGTGGCAGTTCTGCATTGAGCCTCTCTGAGCGCGAAGAGATATCCCGCGGGCTGAGTACCAAGCAATCCTTGCGTGCGATTGCACGCCAGTTGCGACGTGCGCCCTCAACGATCAGCCGGGAGGTGCGGCGCAATGGCGGATCAGTCGGCTATCGTGCGTCTAGTTCAGATCAGGCTGCTTGGAACCGGGCTCTGCGTCCAAAGATATGCAAGCTGGCTTGTCACCCGACATTGGCCCGCGCAGTATCAGCAAAGCTACGGCGCAAGTGGTCTCCCGAGCAGGTTGCGGGTTGGCTCAAACGGGCGTTCCCGGAGGAGGCGCACAAACAGGTGTCACACGAGACTATCTATCGAAGCCTTTATATACAGGCACGTGGCGTTCTCAAAAAGGAGCTGCTGGCGCACTTGCGCGCAAAACGCACAGTCAGGCGTTCCCAGCATGCCAGCCTAAAGCGCAACGGTAATGGCCAAATTAAAGATGCTGTGTCCATCAGCGAAAGGCCTGCATCCGTCGAGGATCGCGCTGTTCCGGGTCACTGGGAAGGCGACCTGATTGGCGGATCGAAGAACAGCTATATCGCGACCCTGGTCGAGCGGCATTCACGATACGTGATGTTGGTGAAAGTCGCGAACAAGGACACTGAAAGCGTCGTCACTGCGCTGATCAAGTCGGCTCAGAAGCTGCCGCGAGAACTTTACAAATCCTTGACGTGGGATCGTGGCAAAGAGCTAGCAGATCATCCGCGCTTCACACTGGCCACGGATGTCGATGTCTACTTCTGCGACCCGCAGTCACCTTGGCAACGTGGATCAAACGAGAACACCAACCGGCTTTTGAGGCAGTATTTGCCAAGAGGAACCGACTTATCCGTTCATTCTCAGGCAAAGCTCAGCGCAATTGCAAGGCAACTTAACGAACGTCCTCGCAAGACCTTGCAATATCAAACCCCAGCAGAGAAGTTCGCTGAGTGTGTTGCATCGACCGGTTGA
- a CDS encoding GatB/YqeY domain-containing protein — MDLRNRISAGLKQAMKDKAADRLSTLRLVSAAIKDKDIAARATGNDDGVDDAEVLAILGKMAKQRNESARAYEEGGRLDLSERERAEILIIEEFLPRQLSSEETAAAVDAAVANTGANSIRDMGKVMGELKGKYTGQMDFGRVGPLVKERLTS; from the coding sequence ATGGACCTGCGCAACCGCATCTCAGCCGGCCTGAAACAAGCGATGAAAGACAAAGCCGCCGACCGGCTTTCCACACTTCGCTTGGTCAGTGCCGCGATCAAGGACAAAGACATCGCCGCCCGCGCCACTGGCAACGACGATGGTGTCGACGATGCCGAAGTTCTTGCGATCTTGGGCAAAATGGCCAAGCAACGTAACGAATCCGCCCGTGCTTATGAGGAAGGCGGCCGCCTTGATCTGTCCGAGCGAGAGCGCGCTGAAATCTTGATTATCGAAGAATTCCTGCCGCGACAGTTGAGCAGCGAAGAAACGGCCGCCGCTGTTGATGCCGCAGTCGCAAACACCGGAGCCAATTCAATTCGTGATATGGGCAAGGTGATGGGCGAACTCAAAGGCAAATACACAGGTCAGATGGATTTTGGCCGCGTGGGGCCTTTGGTCAAAGAACGCCTTACCAGCTAA
- the lipB gene encoding lipoyl(octanoyl) transferase LipB has translation MEHFTSSRANAKHRPMVEWITSEGLTDYRAAEAWMEARAEAIAAGEADECIWLVEHPPLYTAGTSAKPADLTDPDRFRVFATKRGGQYTYHGPGQRVAYVMLDVAARGRDVRCFVRDLEAWVIATLDQFGVKGEIRDGRVGVWVARPDQPAAPDGSPAEDKIAAIGIRLRKWVSFHGISINVEPDLSHFDGIVPCGITDHGVTSLVDLDLPVTMDDLDLALRHSFDLVMGAPAQLCDSKADS, from the coding sequence ATTGAACACTTCACCTCGTCGCGTGCAAACGCTAAACACCGGCCTATGGTTGAATGGATCACCTCTGAAGGGCTGACAGATTACCGCGCCGCTGAGGCGTGGATGGAAGCGCGCGCGGAGGCCATCGCGGCTGGTGAGGCGGATGAGTGCATCTGGCTTGTCGAACACCCGCCGCTTTATACCGCTGGCACCTCTGCCAAACCTGCTGATCTGACCGACCCTGATCGCTTTCGCGTTTTTGCGACCAAACGGGGTGGGCAATATACTTATCACGGGCCAGGCCAGCGCGTGGCCTATGTCATGTTGGATGTTGCCGCACGGGGCCGCGATGTCCGTTGTTTCGTGCGTGACCTAGAGGCTTGGGTGATTGCCACGCTTGATCAATTTGGCGTTAAGGGAGAAATCCGCGACGGCCGAGTTGGCGTTTGGGTGGCCAGGCCAGACCAGCCTGCAGCCCCCGACGGATCACCCGCCGAGGATAAAATCGCCGCCATCGGGATCCGCCTTCGCAAATGGGTCAGCTTTCATGGGATCAGCATCAATGTGGAACCGGACCTGTCCCATTTTGACGGTATTGTGCCGTGCGGGATCACCGATCACGGCGTCACGTCGCTGGTTGATCTGGATTTGCCCGTGACGATGGATGACCTTGATCTGGCTTTGCGCCACAGCTTTGATTTGGTTATGGGCGCACCCGCTCAGCTGTGCGACAGCAAGGCAGACTCGTAA
- the carA gene encoding glutamine-hydrolyzing carbamoyl-phosphate synthase small subunit has protein sequence MATPNAAPRSAPKPTACLALADGSLFYGMGFGATGQTVAELCFNTAMTGYQEVMTDPSYAGQIVTFTFPHIGNVGTNPDDDESGDPVAEGMVVKWMPTEPSSWRTAQTLSDWLASRGRIAIGGIDTRRLTRAIRQQGAPHAALAHNPDGVFDVEALVAAARSFVGLEGLDLAKDVTCAQSYRWNEMRWAWPEGFTPQKDAKHKVVAVDYGAKRNILRCLASAGCDVTVLPASASFDDIMAHKPDGLFLSNGPGDPAATGEYAVPMIQEVLAKTEMPVFGICLGHQMLALALGAKTIKMSHGHHGANHPVKDMDTGKVEITSMNHGFAVDAQSLPGGVIETHRSLFDGSNCGIRMEGRPVWSVQHHPEASPGPQDSYYLFERFAEAMAQRMQTAT, from the coding sequence ATGGCCACCCCTAACGCTGCACCCCGTTCTGCCCCCAAGCCGACAGCCTGCCTTGCCTTGGCGGATGGCTCGCTCTTTTACGGTATGGGCTTTGGAGCCACAGGCCAAACCGTCGCGGAGTTGTGTTTTAACACGGCCATGACCGGGTATCAGGAAGTCATGACCGACCCGTCTTATGCGGGTCAGATTGTAACATTCACCTTCCCCCATATTGGCAATGTTGGCACCAACCCTGATGACGACGAATCTGGCGATCCGGTTGCCGAAGGGATGGTCGTCAAATGGATGCCAACAGAACCCTCCAGCTGGCGCACCGCTCAGACGCTTTCGGACTGGTTGGCGTCTCGGGGGCGGATTGCCATTGGCGGGATTGATACGCGCCGGCTGACGCGCGCCATTCGCCAACAAGGGGCCCCTCACGCAGCATTGGCACATAATCCCGATGGGGTTTTTGACGTTGAGGCGCTGGTTGCGGCCGCTCGGAGTTTTGTGGGTCTTGAGGGATTGGATCTGGCCAAGGACGTGACTTGCGCGCAGTCTTATCGCTGGAATGAAATGCGGTGGGCTTGGCCTGAAGGCTTCACGCCGCAAAAGGATGCAAAACACAAGGTTGTGGCTGTTGATTATGGCGCCAAGCGCAACATCTTGCGCTGCCTTGCGTCGGCGGGATGCGATGTCACTGTGTTGCCTGCAAGTGCAAGCTTTGACGACATTATGGCACATAAGCCTGACGGCCTGTTTCTGTCCAACGGCCCCGGTGATCCGGCGGCAACGGGGGAATATGCCGTTCCGATGATCCAGGAGGTTCTGGCAAAAACGGAAATGCCGGTCTTTGGCATTTGCCTAGGCCATCAGATGTTGGCGCTGGCGCTGGGTGCCAAGACCATCAAAATGAGCCACGGTCATCACGGAGCCAACCACCCGGTCAAAGACATGGATACCGGCAAGGTCGAGATCACCTCAATGAACCACGGATTTGCAGTGGATGCGCAAAGCCTGCCCGGCGGCGTGATCGAGACTCATCGATCGCTTTTTGATGGCTCAAACTGCGGTATCCGCATGGAAGGTCGTCCTGTTTGGTCGGTGCAACATCACCCCGAAGCAAGCCCCGGCCCACAAGACAGCTATTACCTTTTTGAACGTTTCGCCGAAGCAATGGCCCAACGCATGCAAACAGCGACCTAG
- a CDS encoding peptidoglycan-binding domain-containing protein — MALKYVACAVFAASLITLPAEQAEADAGDFIAGALIGGIVGANVKKQRRSTTRQRTTRRSSIPITQEGKQIQYSLNYFGFDAGRVDGQLGRKTRDAVSQYQAYLGYPITGQLSPFEYNLLVSSYNQAQAGGQNTIVLAANNPEGTRGLLKAYRAEMAGQGTTTTVAVAPVAVAPAPVPVAALTAEPAAPSLTAALPAFLGAGTQASLTSHCNQVSLVTNTNGGFTTLANMTDPNAALNEQFCLARTYAIARSEELASKVPGFTPDQIAAQCEGFGPAMKDRVASLGLKPRDTVVAETAQFIQGTGMAAAQLAGTARICMGVGYRKDNMDVAVGSALLLYTLGEPVYGELMGHHLSQGFGPAKRIDLAGAWYENGLNALDNGAQAVFNPGQPERKELLRQASQRLNGGAGLSVLPQPVPASTVPNFSIIE; from the coding sequence ATGGCTTTGAAATATGTAGCATGTGCGGTGTTCGCCGCGTCACTTATCACCCTCCCTGCAGAGCAAGCAGAAGCGGATGCTGGCGACTTTATTGCAGGCGCGCTCATCGGCGGGATCGTCGGTGCAAATGTGAAAAAGCAACGCCGGAGCACAACCCGCCAACGCACAACCAGACGCTCCAGCATTCCCATCACTCAAGAAGGCAAACAGATCCAGTATTCGTTGAACTATTTCGGCTTTGATGCAGGTCGGGTGGATGGCCAGTTGGGCCGCAAGACCCGCGATGCGGTATCGCAGTACCAAGCCTATTTAGGTTATCCGATCACTGGCCAGCTGTCCCCGTTTGAATACAACTTGTTGGTATCGTCCTACAATCAGGCGCAGGCAGGGGGGCAGAACACAATTGTTCTAGCTGCAAACAACCCTGAAGGCACGCGCGGTCTGTTAAAGGCATACCGGGCAGAAATGGCCGGGCAGGGGACGACAACAACAGTGGCCGTTGCACCAGTTGCGGTGGCCCCAGCACCAGTTCCCGTCGCCGCTCTTACGGCAGAGCCAGCCGCCCCAAGCTTAACCGCGGCTCTTCCGGCGTTCCTTGGGGCTGGCACCCAAGCGTCGCTGACTTCGCACTGCAATCAGGTGTCTCTGGTGACCAACACCAATGGCGGCTTTACGACGCTGGCAAATATGACGGATCCCAACGCGGCGCTAAACGAACAGTTCTGTCTTGCGCGGACCTATGCAATTGCACGGAGCGAAGAGTTGGCGAGCAAGGTACCCGGATTTACGCCGGACCAAATCGCGGCTCAATGCGAAGGCTTCGGCCCCGCGATGAAAGACCGCGTGGCCAGCCTAGGTCTTAAACCTCGCGATACGGTTGTGGCCGAGACCGCGCAGTTCATCCAAGGAACCGGCATGGCGGCGGCGCAATTGGCTGGCACAGCTCGCATCTGCATGGGCGTTGGATACCGCAAGGATAACATGGATGTGGCGGTCGGATCGGCCTTGCTGCTCTATACATTGGGCGAGCCTGTATATGGCGAGTTGATGGGCCACCATCTTTCACAGGGTTTCGGCCCAGCCAAGCGGATAGATCTGGCAGGTGCATGGTATGAAAATGGCCTAAACGCGCTCGATAATGGGGCGCAAGCCGTGTTCAATCCTGGTCAACCTGAACGCAAAGAACTGCTGCGTCAGGCTTCGCAGCGCTTGAATGGTGGCGCGGGGCTGTCAGTTCTGCCGCAACCCGTTCCAGCCTCAACCGTGCCAAATTTTTCTATTATCGAATAG
- a CDS encoding glycosyltransferase family 2 protein, translating into MSDLRLHLSEPQVATPVAPALPFGRHLVNEGVIAQADLVHALNLQRHIDAPLGEILVAEGLAEEHDVLHALSIQHNAQQIDLRADPPDPHMAQALPSALCLQHGVVPWMRLGNMLLVATSRPDRFEHLRACVGAAGARMLPVIADEAQIQSTISDLFGQELAQRAASCVPAAESCRSWKTTSQRRWVWAVGLAAAVGVSLIAAPLWTITVAMVLAFVTLMMTTGLKLAAFCAQMSPRLAGRPETFEVTAAPFPMPRVSILVPLLHEKEIAGKLIERLSRLTYPKSLLNVVLVLEACDDITRETLARTDLPPWISVIEVPSADQLTTKPRALNYALNFCTGSIIGVWDAEDAPEPDQIESVVNRFQQAPKNVACLQGVLDYYNPRANWLARCFTIEYATWWRMVLPGVAKLGLVIPLGGTTLFFRRDILERLCGWDAHNVTEDADLGVRLARHGYVTELLPTVTYEEANCHAWPWVRQRSRWLKGFLITWCVHMRTPRQLLRELGFLRFLGVQTVFLATFAQFAGAPLLWSFWITLFGISHPVALTLGTPVALGMAGAFLLAEVINLSISLVAVSGREHRHLMLYVLTMPFYFMLGALAAYKALYEMVRRPFFWDKTQHGVTQETD; encoded by the coding sequence ATGAGCGACCTCCGCCTGCATTTGTCAGAGCCTCAGGTTGCAACGCCTGTCGCACCAGCGCTGCCATTTGGCCGGCATCTGGTGAACGAAGGGGTTATTGCGCAAGCTGACTTGGTCCATGCGCTGAATCTGCAACGCCATATCGACGCGCCTTTAGGTGAAATTCTGGTCGCCGAAGGGCTGGCAGAAGAACATGACGTTCTTCATGCGCTGTCGATCCAGCATAATGCACAGCAAATCGACCTAAGGGCCGATCCGCCCGATCCGCACATGGCCCAGGCCCTACCGTCCGCCTTATGCCTTCAGCACGGCGTCGTTCCTTGGATGCGTTTGGGAAATATGCTGCTTGTTGCGACCAGCAGGCCTGACCGCTTTGAACATCTGCGCGCCTGTGTTGGTGCTGCTGGCGCACGAATGCTGCCGGTGATTGCGGACGAAGCGCAAATCCAAAGCACGATCAGCGATCTGTTTGGACAAGAGCTGGCGCAAAGGGCGGCCAGCTGTGTGCCCGCAGCCGAAAGCTGCAGGTCATGGAAAACAACATCGCAGCGCAGATGGGTATGGGCGGTTGGGCTGGCGGCCGCAGTTGGTGTCTCCCTGATCGCGGCCCCTCTCTGGACGATAACGGTAGCGATGGTGCTTGCCTTCGTGACTCTGATGATGACAACCGGCCTAAAGCTGGCGGCATTTTGCGCGCAGATGAGTCCGCGCCTGGCTGGTCGTCCCGAAACATTTGAGGTCACCGCCGCCCCTTTTCCGATGCCCCGTGTATCGATCCTTGTGCCGTTGCTGCACGAAAAAGAAATCGCGGGTAAACTCATTGAACGGCTGTCGCGGCTGACCTATCCGAAATCGCTCCTCAATGTTGTTCTCGTGCTTGAGGCCTGTGATGATATCACCCGCGAAACGCTCGCACGGACCGATCTCCCGCCTTGGATCAGCGTCATCGAAGTGCCAAGCGCCGATCAACTGACAACCAAGCCACGTGCGCTGAATTATGCACTGAATTTTTGTACCGGCTCCATCATTGGCGTCTGGGATGCCGAAGATGCGCCCGAGCCGGATCAAATCGAAAGTGTCGTAAACCGATTTCAACAAGCTCCCAAAAATGTCGCATGTTTGCAGGGGGTTCTGGATTATTACAATCCACGTGCCAATTGGTTGGCACGGTGTTTTACCATTGAATATGCCACCTGGTGGCGGATGGTTCTGCCCGGTGTGGCCAAGCTGGGCCTTGTCATTCCGCTGGGCGGAACGACGTTGTTTTTCCGGCGCGATATTCTGGAACGGCTTTGCGGATGGGACGCGCATAACGTCACCGAAGATGCGGATTTAGGCGTGCGTCTGGCGCGCCACGGCTATGTGACTGAACTGCTCCCGACCGTTACTTACGAAGAGGCAAATTGCCATGCGTGGCCTTGGGTTCGGCAACGCTCGCGCTGGCTCAAAGGTTTCTTGATCACGTGGTGTGTGCATATGCGCACGCCGCGGCAGCTCTTGCGTGAACTGGGGTTCCTGCGGTTTCTGGGGGTGCAAACGGTCTTTCTCGCGACATTCGCGCAATTCGCCGGCGCTCCATTGCTTTGGTCATTTTGGATTACGCTTTTTGGCATATCCCACCCCGTCGCCCTAACCTTAGGAACGCCGGTCGCTTTGGGGATGGCCGGTGCGTTCTTGTTGGCCGAGGTGATTAATCTGAGCATTTCATTGGTTGCCGTGTCAGGTCGAGAACATCGGCATTTGATGCTCTATGTGCTGACCATGCCGTTCTATTTTATGCTCGGCGCTTTGGCGGCTTATAAAGCGTTGTATGAAATGGTCCGCCGCCCTTTTTTCTGGGACAAAACCCAGCACGGCGTCACCCAAGAGACCGACTAG
- a CDS encoding Hint domain-containing protein — protein sequence MATNSSTTPATEADQSLNGTTSADTLTGGLGNDTITGGNSDDVLRGDGPVEGAWHFETFDRNFSSSSGQAFDIESGVRTGSGYVTDFNEGDLTNTVRGTTGNPEDFGVIYTSTLNTAAGGTYRLTTSSDDGSTIQIFDSSGNALDFANQTGGTRDYLNNDFHQGTTTRFGDVVLDPLETYTIQIRYWENRGGDTLAATISGPDTGGTSQNLLTSPMLGLAPGPEYSVTGIPAGVDGDDSISGGAGNDTILGDGGDDTIFGEIGDDSIDGGTGNDLLDGDVGADAIAGGVGNDTLLGGAGDDDMSGGEGDDSLVGGGDNDTLRGDAGADQLFGGSGDDSLDGGADNDTLTGGTGDDTISGGDGFDTFTYLVGDGADTISDFNTATGQDINDGDQTNNDFLDLSDFYTNLFEVRADLADDNILNQSIGDFSDNTSMAGGSIVLTGVSGSQLTSDNINVACFVAGTQIQTKEGPTAIEDLKPGQHVATLDHGFQPVRQVLQSRCSGMGQMAPVIFSKGTWGAKRDLAVSPMHRMFMADWRAELLFGEAEVLVPTIHLVNAETIYRRPCAQVIYVHLIFDAHEIILAEGIASESFHLGTEAVGDAQTRDELLKLFPELEACVPIEPARRILRGYESALLSHS from the coding sequence ATGGCAACGAATTCCAGCACCACACCTGCAACTGAGGCTGATCAATCCCTCAACGGAACCACCAGCGCCGACACGCTGACCGGTGGTTTAGGCAATGACACGATTACGGGCGGTAATAGCGATGACGTGCTGCGGGGCGACGGCCCGGTCGAGGGTGCGTGGCATTTCGAGACTTTTGATCGCAACTTCTCCTCTTCAAGTGGGCAAGCCTTTGACATCGAGAGCGGGGTGCGGACCGGCTCGGGCTATGTCACCGATTTCAATGAGGGCGACCTGACGAATACGGTGCGTGGCACCACGGGCAACCCCGAAGATTTCGGCGTTATCTATACCAGCACGTTAAACACTGCGGCGGGTGGGACGTACCGGCTGACAACCTCGTCTGACGATGGTTCAACAATTCAGATTTTCGATTCCTCAGGAAATGCGTTGGACTTTGCGAACCAAACCGGTGGCACGCGCGACTACCTCAACAACGACTTTCACCAAGGTACCACAACGCGTTTCGGCGATGTGGTGCTGGACCCTCTTGAGACCTACACAATTCAAATTCGTTATTGGGAAAATAGGGGTGGCGATACCCTTGCCGCGACAATCAGCGGGCCCGATACCGGCGGCACCAGTCAAAATCTGCTGACCTCGCCCATGCTTGGCTTGGCACCAGGCCCTGAATACTCCGTCACCGGTATCCCTGCCGGGGTCGATGGCGACGACAGCATTAGCGGCGGTGCAGGCAACGACACGATTTTAGGCGATGGCGGTGATGACACCATCTTTGGCGAAATCGGCGACGACAGCATCGACGGTGGTACAGGCAATGATCTGTTGGATGGTGATGTCGGTGCTGACGCTATTGCCGGCGGCGTGGGCAATGACACGCTGCTAGGTGGCGCAGGCGATGATGACATGTCCGGTGGGGAGGGGGACGACTCTCTCGTTGGCGGTGGTGATAATGATACGCTGCGCGGAGATGCAGGGGCAGACCAGCTCTTTGGTGGTTCTGGCGATGACAGCCTTGATGGCGGCGCGGACAACGACACGTTAACCGGCGGTACTGGGGATGACACCATTTCGGGTGGCGACGGGTTTGACACCTTTACCTACCTGGTTGGCGACGGTGCCGATACGATTTCCGATTTCAACACGGCCACTGGGCAAGACATCAACGACGGTGACCAGACCAACAATGATTTTCTCGACCTTTCAGACTTCTACACCAATCTGTTTGAAGTCCGTGCGGATCTTGCAGATGACAACATCCTGAACCAGTCGATCGGTGACTTCAGCGACAACACGTCCATGGCGGGTGGGTCAATCGTTCTGACAGGGGTTTCTGGCAGCCAACTTACCAGCGACAACATCAACGTCGCCTGCTTTGTCGCCGGGACGCAAATCCAGACCAAAGAGGGCCCGACGGCCATTGAGGACCTGAAACCGGGCCAACACGTCGCGACGTTGGATCACGGTTTTCAGCCGGTTCGCCAAGTGTTGCAAAGCCGCTGCTCTGGGATGGGCCAGATGGCCCCGGTGATCTTCTCAAAAGGCACGTGGGGTGCCAAACGTGATTTGGCCGTGTCGCCGATGCACCGGATGTTCATGGCGGATTGGCGCGCGGAACTTTTGTTTGGTGAAGCCGAGGTGCTTGTCCCCACGATCCATTTGGTCAATGCCGAGACCATTTACCGGCGGCCTTGTGCTCAGGTCATCTATGTGCACCTGATCTTTGATGCCCATGAGATTATTCTCGCCGAGGGCATCGCAAGCGAGAGTTTTCATCTTGGGACCGAAGCTGTCGGCGATGCGCAGACGCGTGACGAGCTGCTCAAACTTTTCCCTGAACTCGAAGCTTGCGTGCCCATCGAGCCTGCGCGGCGCATCTTGCGAGGTTACGAGTCTGCCTTGCTGTCGCACAGCTGA